Proteins from one Triticum aestivum cultivar Chinese Spring chromosome 7A, IWGSC CS RefSeq v2.1, whole genome shotgun sequence genomic window:
- the LOC123152408 gene encoding cysteine-rich receptor-like protein kinase 10 produces the protein MAIILLLLLSCLTPFQEAAADAFCDNVKVLAATLPNKTSSSPVHFATATVGQAPDIVYALALCRGDILNDTACAQSVAKTFDLVRNATPPDLGCYPAVSYYTDSILLYSFNDILAPSIYTNSTGDENGGNPPFERWNVKNVTGDVPLVAGLIRELLVETVEKAASATPRRFATGVMDSGTTFPMVYSLAQCTPDLSTGDCLACLNHLLGLINSTMSLRMGGQMGVIRCYFRYEASPFYQGQPMISLGPPAPTPTEHKRQAY, from the exons ATGGCGATCATCCTGCTGCTCTTGCTCAGCTGCCTCACGCCGTTCCAGGAGGCGGCCGCCGATGCGTTCTGCGACAACGTTAAGGTCCTCGCCGCCACCCTCCCCAACAAAACCTCCTCCTCCCCGGTACActtcgccaccgccaccgtcggCCAAGCCCCTGACATCGTCTACGCGCTCGCGCTCTGCCGTGGTGACATTCTCAACGACACCGCATGCGCCCAGAGCGTCGCCAAGACGTTCGACTTGGTGCGGAACGCCACGCCACCGGACCTGGGGTGCTACCCGGCGGTCTCCTACTATACCGATTCTATCCTCCTCTACAGCTTCAACGACATCCTTGCTCCCTCGATATACACCAATAGTACGGGAGATGAAAACGGTGGCAACCCTCCCTTTGAGAGGTGGAACGTCAAGAACGTCACCGGCGACGtgcccctcgtcgccggcctcaTCCGCGAGCTGCTGGTGGAGACCGTGGAGAAGGCGGCCAGCGCGACGCCGAGGCGGTTCGCCACGGGCGTCATGGACAGCGGCACGACCTTCCCAATGGTGTACTCGTTGGCGCAGTGCACGCCGGACCTGTCCACCGGGGACTGCCTGGCATGCCTGAATCATCTCCTCGGCTTGATCAACTCCACCATGTCCCTGCGCATGGGAGGACAGATGGGCGTCATACGGTGCTACTTCAGGTATGAGGCGTCTCCGTTCTACCAAGGCCAGCCTATGATAAGCCTCGGGCCGCCGGCTCCGACTCCAACCGAACACAAGA GGCAAGCTTACTGA